One stretch of Chelonia mydas isolate rCheMyd1 chromosome 21, rCheMyd1.pri.v2, whole genome shotgun sequence DNA includes these proteins:
- the INKA2 gene encoding PAK4-inhibitor INKA2, with amino-acid sequence MEKKSMDHYLRRLKQELLSMKEVGDGLHEQMNYMMGALQELKLLQVQTALEQLEISETRNKVSGIGPHQCCRNGREGPRASRQNERLLGRRSLEECSSMAFAHSTQVPQSASRFGPVTLPDSSHHRHVAYCKDSYPTSRPSSALTTAEYCPPRKFESASVGTSGNQLHRESDSIPQTLGGSKLGCRECQVSDEANDWTSSLMSQSRNRQPLVLGDNIFADLVGNWLDLPELDKKGEKNETSLSISRSQEFYRKFSLTANIFKKFLRSVRPDRDRILKEKPCWLPAEDRETEISKRSKKVSKQKGTFYFPLHGNLQNAHSKMERCPKAEASSDKSKNCAKKVHGTTDHTQSGFDMNTAVWV; translated from the exons atggagaagaaaagcaTGGATCATTACCTGCGGCGCCTGAAGCAGGAGCTG TTATCCATGAAGGAGGTTGGAGACGGGCTGCATGAACAGATGAACTACATGATGGGtgccctgcaagagctgaaacTCCTCCAGGTCCAGACAGCTTTGGAGCAGTTGGAGATTTCAGAGACTCGAAACAAGGTTTCAGGCATTGGCCCGCACCAGTGCTGTCGAAATGGCAGAGAGGGGCCCAGAGCCAGCAGGCAGAACGAGAGGTTGCTGGGAAGGAGATCTTTGGAGGAGTGCAGCTCCATGGCGTTTGCACACTCCACCCAGGTGCCACAATCTGCCAGCCGGTTTGGCCCTGTGACTTTACCGGACAGTAGCCACCACAGACACGTGGCTTATTGCAAAGACAGTTATCCTACGAGCAGACCTTCTTCAGCTCTGACCACGGCAGAGTACTGCCCGCCAAGGAAATTTGAGTCAGCCAGTGTGGGCACAAGTGGGAACCAGCTTCACAGAGAGTCAGACAGCATCCCTCAGACTTTGGGTGGGAGTAAATTGGGATGCAGAGAATGCCAGGTTTCTGATGAGGCCAATGACTGGACTTCCTCGCTAATGTCTCAGAGCAGGAACCGGCAACCTCTGGTTTTAGGGGATAATATCTTTGCAGATCTGGTTGGGAACTGGTTGGATCTGCCAGAGCTGGATAAAAAGGGGGAGAAGAACGAGACTTCCCTGTCCATCAGCAGGTCTCAGGAATTCTACAGGAAGTTTTCCCTCACGGCCAACATCTTCAAAAAGTTCTTGAGGAGCGTACGGCCGGACCGAGATAGGATCCTCAAGGAAAAACCATGTTGGCTCCCAGCAGAAGACAGAGAGACTGAAATTTCAAAGAGATCCAAAAAGGTGAGCAAACAGAAGGGGACGTTTTACTTCCCCCTCCATGGGAACCTACAGAATGCTCACAGCAAAATGGAGAGGTGCCCAAAGGCAGAAGCTAGTAGTGACAAATCCAAGAATTGTGCCAAGAAGGTCCATGGCACCACAGACCACACCCAGTCAGGCTTTGATATGAATACAGCCGTATGGGTCTAA